From Micromonospora auratinigra:
GCGAGCAGCACCGCGTCGTGCTCGGCGCGCAGCTGCTCGGCGGTCACGTCGACGCCGACGTGCACCCCGGTGCGGAACCGCACCCCCTCCGCGGCGAGCTGGGCCACCCGGCGGTCGACGTGCTGCTTCTCCAGCTTGAAGTCGGGGATGCCGTAGCGGAGCAGGCCGCCGATCGCGTCGTCCCGCTCGTACACGGTGACGTCGTGCCCGGCCCGGGCGAGCTGCTGCGCGGCGGCGAGCCCGGCGGGGCCGGACCCGACCACCGCGACGGAGCGGCCGGTCGGGGCCGGCGCGGGCCGGGGCCGCAGCCCGCCCCGGGCCACCGCCGCGTCGGCGATCTCCACCTCGACCTGCTTGATGGTGACCGGCTGCTGCCCGCCGAGACCCAGCACGCAGGCCGCCTCGCAGGGCGCCGGGCAGAGCCGGCCGGTGAACTCGGGGAAGTTGTTGGTGGCGTGCAGCGACTCCACCGCGGCGTCCCAGTTGCCGGTCCGGACCAGGTCGTTCCAGTCCGGGATGCGGTTGCCCAGCGGGCAGCCGTCGTGACAGAACGGGATGCCGCAGTCCATGCACCGGGTGGCCTGCTCGCGGATCAGCTCCTCGCCGGCCGGCGGGTACACCTCCCGCCAGTCCATGATCCGCACCGGCACCGGCCGGCGCGCGGGCAGCCGCCGGTCGTAGCGCAGGAAACCGTTCGGGTCAGGCACGAGCCACCTCCTGGGCGACCACCCGCGGGGCGGGCGGCACCGGCAGTGCCGGCGCAGCGGGCGCGGCCAGTTCCTTCATGACCGCGTCGTCGACGTCGTGGCCGGCGGCTTCGGCGGCCCGCATGATCTCCATGACCCGGCGGTAGTCGCGGGGCACCACGGCGGTGAACTCCTCGACCGCCTCCGGCCAGCGCTTGAGCAGCTCCCCGGCGACCGCCGAGCCGGTCTCGGCGGCGTGCCTGCGGACCAGCTCGTGCAGCCGGTCGCGCTCCTCGTCGCGCAGCGGCGACAGGTCGACCAGCTCCGCGTTGACCTGCCGCCGGTCGAGCCGGTGCACGAACGCGGTGCCACCCGACATGCCGGCGGCGAAGTTGCGCCCGGTCGGGCCGAGCACCACCACCGTGCCGCCGGTCATGTACTCGCAGCCGTGGTCGCCGACGCCCTCGACGACGGCCACCGCGCCGGAGTTGCGCACCGCGAAGCGCTCGCCGACCCGGCCGCGCAGGAAGACCTCGCCGCCGGTGGCCCCGTACAGGATGGTGTTGCCGGCGATGATCTGGTCCTCGGCCCGCTCCCCCGGCGCGGCCTCGTCCTCGACGAACGGCGCGGCGTCGTCCGGGCGGACCACGATCCGGCCGCCGGAGAGGCCCTTGCCGACGTAGTCGTTGGCGTCGCCGTGCAGCCGCAGGGTGACCCCGTGCGGCAGGAACGCGCCGAACGACTGGCCGGCGGTGCCGTGCAGCAGGAACTCGATGCTGTCGGTGGGCAGGCCGGCGCCGCCGAAGCGGCGGGTCACCTCGCCGCCGAGCATCGCCCCGACGCTGCGGTGCTCGTTGCGGATCGCCACCTCGGCCCGCACCGGCGTGCCGTCGCGCAGCGCGCCGTCGGCCAGCGCGATGAGCTGATTGTCCAGCGCCAGCTCCAGGCCGTGGTCTTGGGCGCGGACGCCGCGCCGGGCGGCCCCCTCGGGCAGCTCGGGCAGGTGCAGCACCCGGCTCAGGTCGAGCCCGTGGCCCTTCCAGTGGTCGATGGCCGGCACCACGTCCAGCACCTCGGTGTGCCCGATCGCCTCGGAGATGCTGCGGAAGCCCAGCTCGGCCAGGTAGCCGCGGACCTCCTCGGCGAGGAAGAGGAAGAAGTTCTCGACGAACTCCGGCTTGCCGGTGAAGCGCTCGCGCAGCACCGGGTTCTGGGTGGCGATGCCGACCGGGCAGGTGTCCAGGTGGCAGACCCGCATCATCACGCAGCCCTCGACGATCAGCGGGGCGGTGGCGAAGCCGAACTCCTCGGCGCCGAGCAGTGCCGCGATCAGCACGTCCCGGCCGGTCTTGAGCTGGCCGTCGACCTGCACGGTGACCCGGTCGCGCAGCTTGTTGAGCAGCAGCGTCTGCTGCGCCTCGGCCAGCCCCAGCTCCCACGGGGTGCCGGCGTGCTTGAGCGAGTTGAGCGGGGACGCGCCGGTCCCGCCGTCGTGCCCGGAGATCAGGATGACGTCGGCCTTGAGCTTGGCCACCCCGGCCGCCACGGTGCCCACGCCGACCTCGCTGACCAGCTTGACGTGCACCCGGGCGGCCGGGTTGACGCACTTCAGGTCGTGTACGAGCTGCGCGAGGTCCTCGATCGAGTAGATGTCGTGGTGCGGCGGCGGGGAGATCAGGCCGACGCCCGGGGTGGCGTGCCGGGTCCGGGCGATCCACGGCCAGACCTTGTTGCCGGGCAGCTGGCCGCCCTCACCGGGCTTCGCGCCCTGGGCCATCTTGATCTGGAGGTCGTCGGCGTTGACCAGGTATTCGCTGGTCACCCCGAACCGGCCGCTGGCGATCTGCTTGACCGCGGAGCGACGCTGCGGGTCGTGCAGCCGCTCGACGTCCTCGCCGCCCTCACCGGTGTTGGACTTGCCGCCGAGGCGGTTCATCGCGATGGCCAGGGTCTCGTGCGCCTCCGCCGAGATCGACCCGTACGACATGGCGCCGGTGGCGAACCGCTTGACGATCTCCGCCGCCGGCTCGACCTCCTCGACCGGCACCGGCGGGCGGACCCCGGTGCGCAGGGTGAACAGCCCGCGCAGCGAGCCGGCCTTGGCGGCCAACTCGTCGACCTTCGCGGTGTACCGGCGGAACACGTCGTACTGGCGGCTGCGGGTGGCGTGCTGGAGCAGGAAGACCGTCTCCGGGTTGAACAGGTGCAGCTCGCCCTCGCGCCGCCACTGGTACTCGCCGCCGACCTCCAGCCGGTCGGTGGGCGTGCTGCCCGGGGCCGGCCAGGCCAGCGCGTGCCGGGCGGCCACCTCGGCGTGGATCTCGGCCAGGCCGATCCCGCCGATGGTGCTCGGGGTGCCCCGGAAGTAGCGCTCGACCAGGCGGGTGTCCAGCCCGACCGCCTCGAAGACCTGGGCCCCGCAGTACGAGGAGACCGTCGAGATGCCCATCTTGGACATGATCTTCAGGACGCCCTTGCCGAGCCCCTTGACGTAGTTGCGGACCGCCTTGGCCGGTTCCACCCCGACCAGCGCGCCGGTGGAGATCATGTCCTCGACCGACTCGAAGGCCAGGTACGGGTTGACCGCCGCCGCGCCGTAGCCGATCAGCACCGCCGCGTGGTGGACCTCCCGGCAGTCGCCGGACTCGACGATCAGCGCCACCTGGGTCCGGGTCTGCTCGCGGACCAGGTGCTGGTGCACCGCCGCGGTGAGCAGCAGCGACGGGATCGGCGCCAGGTCGGCGTTGGAGTCCCGGTCGGAGAGCACCAGGATGCGGACGCCGTCCTCGATCGCCTCGGAGACGTGCCGGCAGATCTCGGTGAGCCGGGCCTTGATGCCGGCGCCGCCGTCGCGGACCCGGTAGAGCCCGGAGACCCGGACCGCCTTGAAGCCGGGCAGGTCGCCGTCCTCGTCGATGGAGAGGATCTTGGCCAGCTCGTCGTTGTCGATCACCGGGTAGGGCAGCACGATCTGCCGGCAGCTCGCCGGGCCCGGGTCGAGCAGGTTGCCCTCCGGCCCGATGGTGGATGCCAGGCTGGTCACCAACTCCTCCCGGATGGCGTCCAGCGGCGGGTTGGTGACCTGGGCGAAGAGCTGGTGGAAGTAGTCGTAGAGCAGCCGGGCCCGGGTGGAGAGCGGGGCGATCGGGGTGTCGGTGCCCATCGAGCCGAGCGGCTCCGCGCCGGTGCGGGCCATCGGCGCGAGCAGGATCTTCAGCTCCTCCTCGGTGTAGCCGAAGGTCTGCTGGCGGCGGCGCACCGAGTCGTGGGTGTAGACGATGTGCTCGCGCGGGGGCAGCTCGTCCAGCTCGATCAGGCCGGCGTGCAGCCAGTCCTGGTACGGCCGAGCGGCGGCCAGCTCGGTCTTGATCTCGTCGTCCGAGACGATCCGGCCGTTGACGGTGTCGACCAGGAACATCTTGCCGGGCTGGAGGCGGCCCTTGGCCACCACGGCGGCCGGGTCGAGGTCGAGCACGCCCGCCTCGCTGCCCAGCACCACGAGGCCGTCGGCCGTCCGCCACCAGCGCCCGGGGCGCAGCCCGTTGCGGTCGAGCACCGCGCCGACGATCTCGCCGTCGGTGAAGGCGACCGAGGCGGGACCGTCCCACGGCTCCATCAGGCTGGCGTGGAACCGGTAGAAGGCGCGCTTGTCGGCACGCATCTCCGGGTCGTTCTCCCAGGCCTCCGGGATCATCATCAGCACCGCGTGCGGCAGGCTCCGCCCGGCCAGGTGCAGCAGCTCCAGGACCTCGTCGAAGTTGGCCGAGTCGGACGCGCCCGGGGTGCAGACCGGGAAGACCCGGCGGATGTTGCCGGGCAGGTTCGGGCTGCGCAGCAGCGCCTCGCGGGCCTGCATCCAGTTCCGGTTGCCGCGGATCGTGTTGATCTCACCGTTGTGCGCGATGAACCGGTACGGGTGGGCCAGCGGCCAGGACGGGAAGGTGTTGGTGGAGAAGCGCGAGTGCACCAGGGCGATCGCGCTGACCACCCGCTCGTCGGTCAGCTCCGGGTAGAACGCCGGCAGCTGGTCGGGGGTGAGCATGCCCTTGAACACCATGGTCCGGCCGCTCAGCGACGGGAAGTATGCCGGCACGCCCCGCTCGGCGGTCTCCCGCTCGGTCTGCTTGCGGACGCAGAAGGCCACCCGGTCCAGGTCGAGCCCGGTCAGCGGGGAGCCGGCCGGCCCGGCGGGCGAGTCGGTGAGGCGGTGCGCGGCGAGGAAGAGCTGCCGCACCCGGGGCAGCGCGGCGAGCGCGGTCTCGCCGAGGCCGGACGGGTCGGTGGGGACCTCCCGCCAGCCGAGCACGTCGGCGCCCTCGACCAGCGCGTACTTCTCCACCACCCGGCGGGCGCGGGCCTCGGCCGCGTCGTCGTCGGGCAGGAAGACCAGGCCGGTGGCGTACTGGCCGGCGGGCGGCAGCGGGAAGTCGACGACCTCGCGCAGGAACGCGTCCGGCACCTGGATCATGATGCCGGCGCCGTCACCGGTGTTGTGCTCCGCGCCTCGGGCGCCGCGGTGGTCCAGCCGGCAGAGCGCCCCGAGACCGTTCGCGACGACCTGGTGCGATCGGCGCCCGTGCAGGTCGGCCACGAAGGCCACGCCGCACGCGTCGTGCTCGTTCGCGGGGTCGTACAGCCCCGTCGCCTGCGGGGCCGGCTGCGGGCTGTGCGGGTACGGAAAGGCCACCGGGCCTCCTGTCGTCACTCAGGTGGAAACATGGTGGGGACGACGTCGGCCCGCGTGGGTCTTATTGAGTCTACGTTAGGGCGTGCCGCGCAAGGCCAGTTCAGATTGATCACACTTCCAGAATCTGGGACGTGTAGTCTCGCGCGGTGGATATCGTACGGGCTGACGTGCTGGACCGGTTGGAGTCGTTCTACGACGCGGTGCCCCGGGATGCGGCCCGTGCGGAGGAGTACGGCCCGCTGGTGCTCTTCGTCCGCGACGGTGCCGGATGGCCGTTCTACGCCCGGCCCCGCCCCGGCGCGGACCGGCCCGCCTCGGCCGCCGACGTGACCGCGGTCCGGGCCCGACAGCGCGAGCTGGGCCTGCCCGAGGCGTTCGAGTGGGTGCACGAGACGAACCCCGAGCTGCTCGCGGTGGCCCGCTCGGCCGGCCTCACGGTGCTGGAGGCGCCGCTGCTGGTGCTGGACCCGGAGCGGCTGCCCGACCCGGTGACGCTCAGCGACGTACCGGTGCGGGTCCTCGATCCCGCGGACCCCGGCTTCGCGGCCGACGTGGCGCTGCGCCGGGCGGTCGCGGCGGTCGGCTTCGCCCACGGCGGCACGGCCCGCGGCGACGCCGGGCCGACCGAGCGGGACGCCGCGGTCTCCCGGCTCGACCTGGCCGCGCTGGAGGAGGAGGCCGCCCGGATCGCCGACGGCCGCCGGATCTCGGCGCTGGCCGGGACCGCCGAGCAGGGCGCGCTGGCCAGCGGCATGGCGATGCGGGTCGGTGAGGTCGCGGAGATCGCCGGGGTGGCCACCCTGCCGGCGGCCCGCCGGCGAGGCCTGGGCGCGGCGGTCACCGCCACCCTCGCCCACGAGCTGCGCGCCGCCGGCACCGACCTGGTCTTCCTCAGCGCCGGCAGCGAGGACATCGCCCGGGTCTACCTGCGGGTCGGCTTCCGCCGGGTCGGCACCGCCTGCATCGCCGAGCCGGCGGCCCTGATCGGCTGACCGGGCCGGTCAGGTCGGCGGCTGCCACCGCGCGGCGGCGGTGGCCGCCGTGTTGCGCAGCCGCGGGCTGATCGTGCCGAGCGCGGCGTCGCGGGCCCGCAGCGCCAGCCGGCCCCGGGTCTGCAGCACCGCCGACATCCGCCGGGTCTGCCGCACCATCGTCGCCGCGCGGGGCCGGCGCAACCGGTCGTACGCGACCACGGCGTCCGGCAGCCGCGACTCGCGCAGCAGCGCCGAGAGGGTGGCGGCGTCCTCGAAGGCGAGGCAGGCGCCCTGCCCGAGGTGCGGCGGCATGGCGTGCGCGGCGTCCCCGAGCAGCACCACCCCACCCGGACCGGCCGGGAAGCCGTACGCCCGGGGCAGCGGTCGCAGCTCGCGGATCTCCTGCTGCACCAGGTCGTCCGGGTCGGTGGCGTCGAGCAGCGCGGCGATCGGCGCGGGCCAGCCCGCGTACCAGCGCTTGAGCAGGGCGAGCTGGGTCCGGGGCGGTTCCGGACGGGGCGCGCCGGCCGCGGTGGCCACCCAGTACACGCCACCCCGGCTGGAGCCACCGGCGGCGCCCCGCTCGCCCAGCGAGGCGGCCACGAACCGGTAGCCGGCCCCGAGGATCTCGCCGCCCAGCTGCTCATCGAAGGCCGACTGCGGCACCCGGTACCAGGGGATCACCGCCCGCCAGGCGGCGCAGCCGGAGCTGACCACCTGCGCCTCGGGGGCGAGGTGGCGGCGGACCTCACTGTCGATGCCGTCCGCGGCGACCACCAGGTCGGCCTCCAGGGTGTGCCGGCCGTCGCCGACCGCCGGCCGTTCGCCGGCCACCGCCCGCACGGTGCGCACGGTCACCCCGGTCCGCAGCTCCACCTGGTCGCCGAGGCCGGCGATGAGCGCGTCGTGCAGGTCCTCGCGGTGCACCACCACCGGCACCCGTTCGGCCGGGGTGGGGCGGGGCTGGACCAGCCAGTGCCCGTCGGGACGGCGTACCCCGCCGTCGACGAGCGGGGTGGCGATGGCGTCCAGGCCGGCGCCCAGCCCGAGGGCCCGCAGCGCGCGTACCCCGTTGGGCCAGAGCACGACCGCGGTCGGCTCGGGGCGGACCCGGTCGGCCCGTTCCAGGAGGGTGACCCGCCACCCGGAGCGGGCCAGCACGCCGGCCACCGCCAGCCCGCCGAGACCGGCGCCGACCACCACCGCGGTACGCATGGCTCCCCCGCTCAGCTGTCCCGGTCGGTGGGGCGGGCGCCGCCGGCGCCGGCCCGGTCCTCGTCCGCCGGGGCGGCCCCGTCCGGGCCGCCGTCCCGGGCGTCCGGGTCGGTCGCGCGCCCGGCGTCCGGGTCGGTCAAGGGCGCGGCGTCCGCGTCGGTCGGGGTCCGGGGCGCGGCGGTCCCGTCCTCGGCCCCGGTGTCCGTGTCCGGGGCCGCGCCGTCGGCCGCCGTCGGCTCGTCGGTGGGGACCTCGCCGGTCTCCCGGTACGCCCGGAACTGCTCCTCGGTCACCACCCGGTAGCCGTCCGGGGCGACCGGCGGCGTCGCCTCCCGGGCGGCCAGGTCGACCTGGGACACGTCGCCGCCGGTGGTGGTCGCCGCCGGGGTGGGGCCGCCGATCGGCACCAGGTACTCCCGCGGCCCACGGACGCGCAGGAAGTAGATCAGCGCGCCGAGGAAGACCAGCACCGAGGTCCAGACGTTCACCCGCAGCCCGAGGATCTGGTTCGCCTCGTCGGTGCGCATCAGCTCGATCCAGAACCGGCCCGCGGTGTAGCCCATCACGTACAGCGCGAAGGCCCGGCCCCGGCCGAGCCGCAGCCGCCGGTCCAGGACGTAGACCAGCACGGCGACGCCGACGTTCCAGATCGCCTCGTAGAGGAAGGT
This genomic window contains:
- the lgt gene encoding prolipoprotein diacylglyceryl transferase, producing MTLAPMTPLAALPSPSTAVWQLGPLPIRAYALCIIAGIVLACVVTEYRLRRRGVAPGAVLDIAVWAVPAGIVGARIYHVITSPEKYFGANGEPLKAFAIWEGGLGIWGAVAGGAVGAWFAARQLGIPLTVVADALAPGLPLAQAVGRFGNWFNNELYGGTTSLPWGLQVHVMDPDNPGHALRDDAGNPVLQPGLYHPTFLYEAIWNVGVAVLVYVLDRRLRLGRGRAFALYVMGYTAGRFWIELMRTDEANQILGLRVNVWTSVLVFLGALIYFLRVRGPREYLVPIGGPTPAATTTGGDVSQVDLAAREATPPVAPDGYRVVTEEQFRAYRETGEVPTDEPTAADGAAPDTDTGAEDGTAAPRTPTDADAAPLTDPDAGRATDPDARDGGPDGAAPADEDRAGAGGARPTDRDS
- a CDS encoding GNAT family N-acetyltransferase, with translation MDIVRADVLDRLESFYDAVPRDAARAEEYGPLVLFVRDGAGWPFYARPRPGADRPASAADVTAVRARQRELGLPEAFEWVHETNPELLAVARSAGLTVLEAPLLVLDPERLPDPVTLSDVPVRVLDPADPGFAADVALRRAVAAVGFAHGGTARGDAGPTERDAAVSRLDLAALEEEAARIADGRRISALAGTAEQGALASGMAMRVGEVAEIAGVATLPAARRRGLGAAVTATLAHELRAAGTDLVFLSAGSEDIARVYLRVGFRRVGTACIAEPAALIG
- a CDS encoding FAD-dependent oxidoreductase, which gives rise to MRTAVVVGAGLGGLAVAGVLARSGWRVTLLERADRVRPEPTAVVLWPNGVRALRALGLGAGLDAIATPLVDGGVRRPDGHWLVQPRPTPAERVPVVVHREDLHDALIAGLGDQVELRTGVTVRTVRAVAGERPAVGDGRHTLEADLVVAADGIDSEVRRHLAPEAQVVSSGCAAWRAVIPWYRVPQSAFDEQLGGEILGAGYRFVAASLGERGAAGGSSRGGVYWVATAAGAPRPEPPRTQLALLKRWYAGWPAPIAALLDATDPDDLVQQEIRELRPLPRAYGFPAGPGGVVLLGDAAHAMPPHLGQGACLAFEDAATLSALLRESRLPDAVVAYDRLRRPRAATMVRQTRRMSAVLQTRGRLALRARDAALGTISPRLRNTAATAAARWQPPT
- the gltB gene encoding glutamate synthase large subunit, which translates into the protein MAFPYPHSPQPAPQATGLYDPANEHDACGVAFVADLHGRRSHQVVANGLGALCRLDHRGARGAEHNTGDGAGIMIQVPDAFLREVVDFPLPPAGQYATGLVFLPDDDAAEARARRVVEKYALVEGADVLGWREVPTDPSGLGETALAALPRVRQLFLAAHRLTDSPAGPAGSPLTGLDLDRVAFCVRKQTERETAERGVPAYFPSLSGRTMVFKGMLTPDQLPAFYPELTDERVVSAIALVHSRFSTNTFPSWPLAHPYRFIAHNGEINTIRGNRNWMQAREALLRSPNLPGNIRRVFPVCTPGASDSANFDEVLELLHLAGRSLPHAVLMMIPEAWENDPEMRADKRAFYRFHASLMEPWDGPASVAFTDGEIVGAVLDRNGLRPGRWWRTADGLVVLGSEAGVLDLDPAAVVAKGRLQPGKMFLVDTVNGRIVSDDEIKTELAAARPYQDWLHAGLIELDELPPREHIVYTHDSVRRRQQTFGYTEEELKILLAPMARTGAEPLGSMGTDTPIAPLSTRARLLYDYFHQLFAQVTNPPLDAIREELVTSLASTIGPEGNLLDPGPASCRQIVLPYPVIDNDELAKILSIDEDGDLPGFKAVRVSGLYRVRDGGAGIKARLTEICRHVSEAIEDGVRILVLSDRDSNADLAPIPSLLLTAAVHQHLVREQTRTQVALIVESGDCREVHHAAVLIGYGAAAVNPYLAFESVEDMISTGALVGVEPAKAVRNYVKGLGKGVLKIMSKMGISTVSSYCGAQVFEAVGLDTRLVERYFRGTPSTIGGIGLAEIHAEVAARHALAWPAPGSTPTDRLEVGGEYQWRREGELHLFNPETVFLLQHATRSRQYDVFRRYTAKVDELAAKAGSLRGLFTLRTGVRPPVPVEEVEPAAEIVKRFATGAMSYGSISAEAHETLAIAMNRLGGKSNTGEGGEDVERLHDPQRRSAVKQIASGRFGVTSEYLVNADDLQIKMAQGAKPGEGGQLPGNKVWPWIARTRHATPGVGLISPPPHHDIYSIEDLAQLVHDLKCVNPAARVHVKLVSEVGVGTVAAGVAKLKADVILISGHDGGTGASPLNSLKHAGTPWELGLAEAQQTLLLNKLRDRVTVQVDGQLKTGRDVLIAALLGAEEFGFATAPLIVEGCVMMRVCHLDTCPVGIATQNPVLRERFTGKPEFVENFFLFLAEEVRGYLAELGFRSISEAIGHTEVLDVVPAIDHWKGHGLDLSRVLHLPELPEGAARRGVRAQDHGLELALDNQLIALADGALRDGTPVRAEVAIRNEHRSVGAMLGGEVTRRFGGAGLPTDSIEFLLHGTAGQSFGAFLPHGVTLRLHGDANDYVGKGLSGGRIVVRPDDAAPFVEDEAAPGERAEDQIIAGNTILYGATGGEVFLRGRVGERFAVRNSGAVAVVEGVGDHGCEYMTGGTVVVLGPTGRNFAAGMSGGTAFVHRLDRRQVNAELVDLSPLRDEERDRLHELVRRHAAETGSAVAGELLKRWPEAVEEFTAVVPRDYRRVMEIMRAAEAAGHDVDDAVMKELAAPAAPALPVPPAPRVVAQEVARA